The following coding sequences lie in one Flavobacterium sediminis genomic window:
- a CDS encoding phosphatase PAP2 family protein encodes MNTLDLFFKNNIIPLVILLTSGSSLSQEINLSQNYVINDSITYTYTQPHFFELFKYLPKDLYEFGKYTVQKENLLWTSAAVGSTLVLLPLDQNLTDNAQEIGKSLNLYEDVRYTRVLGIELIPKDINGAIYYLGNSLTPMLLSGSFYVAGKINNDYRALNVSSELVEVVMASGISTQILKRITGRQSPSAAIKSGNPGGHWTPFPSFKAYQSNTPNYDAMPSGHMTTFIASLTLIAVNYPEIKWIRPVGYSLAGIMGFQMMSTRVHWASDYPFALLMGYVIGKNAANRRIKKTVHKNTVGINSTESKFKMDFSFLYTSEYKTAGITILF; translated from the coding sequence ATGAACACACTTGATCTCTTTTTTAAAAACAACATCATCCCCCTTGTTATTCTTTTAACATCCGGAAGCTCTTTATCGCAGGAAATCAACCTTTCGCAAAATTATGTCATTAACGACAGTATAACTTATACTTATACACAACCTCATTTTTTTGAGTTGTTTAAATATTTGCCGAAAGATCTCTACGAATTCGGAAAATATACGGTTCAAAAAGAAAATCTTTTATGGACAAGTGCCGCTGTAGGAAGTACTTTGGTATTGCTTCCGCTGGATCAAAATCTTACAGACAACGCACAGGAAATCGGCAAATCTCTAAACTTATATGAAGATGTGAGATACACTCGTGTTCTGGGAATCGAATTGATCCCGAAAGACATTAACGGAGCTATTTATTATTTGGGCAACAGTCTGACTCCGATGCTGCTAAGCGGAAGTTTTTATGTAGCGGGAAAAATAAATAATGATTACCGGGCATTAAACGTATCCAGTGAGTTGGTTGAAGTCGTGATGGCTTCAGGAATAAGCACACAAATTCTAAAAAGAATTACCGGGAGACAAAGTCCGAGTGCCGCAATTAAAAGCGGAAATCCGGGAGGTCATTGGACCCCTTTTCCCAGCTTTAAAGCGTATCAATCAAACACCCCTAACTATGATGCGATGCCTTCCGGCCACATGACCACTTTTATCGCCTCTCTTACTCTAATCGCTGTAAATTATCCGGAGATAAAATGGATACGCCCTGTAGGCTATTCTTTAGCCGGAATAATGGGTTTTCAAATGATGAGCACCCGTGTTCATTGGGCTTCTGACTATCCTTTTGCTCTTTTAATGGGCTATGTTATCGGAAAAAATGCAGCAAACCGCAGAATTAAAAAAACAGTTCATAAAAATACGGTCGGTATCAACTCTACCGAATCAAAATTTAAAATGGATTTTAGCTTTTTGTATACCTCTGAGTACAAAACTGCCGGAATTACAATTTTGTTTTAG
- a CDS encoding YiiX/YebB-like N1pC/P60 family cysteine hydrolase gives MKTKCFTLFFLLSFAGFSQNKIELQNGDLIFQSMHCGPLCDAINQVTEGYHGIDFNHMGIVVIKEGNIYVLEASGTAVKLTPYETFISYTDLPMYVGRLKKRYRKLIPSAIAFGLQQLGVPYDDEYLYDNNKYYCSELIYDCFLKAYGKPLFSLFPMTFKAPGSQDYFAVWEAYYQKLHVAIPEGQPGCNPGGISTSRKIRILGIL, from the coding sequence ATGAAGACTAAATGTTTCACCCTGTTTTTTTTATTAAGTTTTGCGGGTTTTTCGCAGAACAAGATTGAACTGCAGAATGGTGATCTTATTTTTCAATCCATGCATTGCGGACCGCTTTGTGATGCGATCAATCAAGTTACTGAAGGTTATCACGGAATTGATTTTAATCACATGGGAATAGTTGTCATCAAGGAAGGAAACATTTACGTTTTAGAAGCTTCCGGTACAGCCGTAAAACTCACACCTTACGAGACTTTTATCTCATATACCGATTTACCGATGTATGTAGGCCGATTAAAGAAACGCTACCGAAAATTAATCCCGTCAGCCATTGCTTTTGGTTTACAACAACTCGGCGTTCCTTATGACGACGAATATTTGTATGACAACAATAAATATTATTGTTCAGAACTCATCTACGATTGCTTCTTAAAAGCGTATGGAAAGCCTTTGTTCTCTTTATTTCCTATGACCTTTAAAGCTCCCGGCTCACAGGACTACTTCGCTGTCTGGGAAGCCTACTATCAAAAACTTCATGTTGCAATACCTGAAGGGCAACCGGGTTGTAATCCCGGCGGGATCTCCACTTCCAGAAAAATCAGGATACTGGGTATTTTGTAA
- the truB gene encoding tRNA pseudouridine(55) synthase TruB → MQAEDFTEGKVLLIDKPLTWSSFQAVNKLKYVLKRKFNLSKRFKIGHAGTLDPLATGLLIICTGKFTKKINEIQAQEKEYTGTILLGATTPSYDLETEVDQTFPTEHITEVLLQETLPQFTGEILQKPPVFSAIKKDGKRLYEHARAGEEVEIEARKTTIYEFELTRIALPEVDFRVKCSKGTYIRSLAHDFGKALLSGGHLTALRRTKIGTYDVADAISPNEFEEKINHED, encoded by the coding sequence ATGCAGGCAGAGGACTTTACGGAAGGAAAAGTACTTTTGATCGACAAACCGCTTACCTGGAGCTCGTTCCAGGCAGTGAATAAACTGAAATACGTTTTAAAACGAAAGTTCAATTTGTCCAAACGTTTTAAAATAGGACATGCCGGAACTTTAGATCCCCTAGCGACCGGATTGCTTATTATCTGCACCGGAAAGTTTACCAAAAAGATCAACGAGATACAGGCTCAGGAGAAGGAATATACCGGAACGATCCTTTTGGGAGCCACAACGCCTTCTTACGACTTAGAGACCGAAGTAGATCAAACCTTTCCTACAGAACATATTACTGAGGTATTGCTTCAGGAAACTTTACCGCAATTCACCGGAGAGATACTGCAAAAACCACCTGTTTTTTCGGCTATTAAAAAAGACGGAAAGCGTTTGTATGAACACGCTCGTGCCGGTGAAGAAGTGGAAATTGAAGCCCGAAAAACTACGATTTACGAATTTGAATTGACTCGCATTGCCTTACCGGAAGTTGATTTCAGAGTAAAATGCAGCAAAGGAACCTATATTCGTTCACTGGCTCACGATTTCGGAAAAGCCTTGCTTTCCGGAGGGCATTTGACAGCACTTCGACGAACTAAAATCGGCACTTATGATGTTGCTGATGCAATCAGTCCGAATGAATTTGAAGAAAAGATCAACCATGAAGACTAA